In Halovivax gelatinilyticus, the following are encoded in one genomic region:
- a CDS encoding ABC transporter ATP-binding protein, translated as MSMESTIEKAETNTEPILSVKNLQTAFFTEKETIRAVDGISFDIRPGETVGIVGESGSGKSVTARSIMGLVESPGRIMAGSSIRYTELETVREYAARFPKRVVDVAAHRNSYDPESVFDHPSVDVTPGDLGFDSPDDVPVEDVIAAGYTEPFEGVDPADFVFVTEGDPETPDGITAGFVELSNLSGESQRLMRGGRIAMVFQDPLTSLNPVYTVGNQIKEALRLHQGLKGEDATREAAALLEAVGIPDARRRVTEYPHQFSGGMRQRAVIAMALACEPEVLICDEPTTALDVTIQAQILDLLAEIQDERDLGIMFITHDMGVIAEISDRVNVMYAGEVVESAGVESLFQEPKHPYTHGLLRSIPGNQTGKRLETIDGNVPTPNEPATYCRFEPRCSESFDECSVVHPVSVPVDGESEDHTAACLLYPESMSTVEAVELHQQRGRTDTDGGEDE; from the coding sequence ATGTCAATGGAATCTACAATCGAGAAAGCGGAGACGAACACTGAACCGATCCTCTCGGTGAAGAACCTGCAGACGGCGTTTTTCACCGAAAAGGAGACGATTCGCGCCGTCGACGGCATCTCCTTCGATATTCGACCAGGCGAAACCGTCGGAATCGTTGGAGAATCGGGGTCGGGGAAGAGCGTCACCGCGCGATCGATCATGGGCCTCGTCGAATCGCCCGGCCGTATCATGGCAGGTAGCTCCATCCGATACACCGAACTCGAGACGGTCCGAGAGTACGCCGCCAGGTTCCCGAAGCGAGTCGTCGACGTCGCGGCCCACCGAAACTCCTACGATCCAGAATCGGTGTTCGATCACCCCTCCGTCGACGTAACGCCGGGCGATCTCGGCTTCGATTCGCCGGACGACGTTCCCGTAGAGGACGTCATCGCGGCCGGCTATACGGAGCCGTTCGAGGGCGTCGATCCGGCCGACTTCGTATTCGTTACCGAGGGAGATCCTGAGACGCCAGACGGGATAACGGCCGGATTCGTCGAGCTGTCGAATCTCTCAGGAGAATCCCAGCGCCTCATGCGGGGCGGACGAATCGCGATGGTGTTTCAGGACCCGCTGACGAGCCTCAATCCGGTCTACACCGTCGGAAACCAGATCAAGGAGGCGCTTCGTTTGCACCAGGGATTGAAAGGTGAAGACGCAACCCGAGAGGCGGCGGCGCTTCTCGAAGCGGTCGGCATTCCGGACGCCCGTCGACGGGTGACCGAATATCCCCACCAGTTCTCCGGAGGGATGCGACAACGAGCGGTGATCGCGATGGCGCTCGCCTGCGAACCAGAGGTCCTGATTTGTGACGAGCCGACGACGGCCCTGGACGTGACGATACAGGCTCAGATTCTCGATCTGCTCGCAGAGATACAGGACGAACGGGATCTCGGTATTATGTTTATCACACACGACATGGGCGTTATCGCAGAGATCAGCGATCGAGTAAACGTCATGTACGCCGGAGAAGTCGTCGAATCGGCCGGCGTAGAATCGCTCTTTCAGGAGCCGAAACATCCGTACACCCACGGCCTACTGCGCTCGATTCCGGGCAATCAAACCGGTAAGCGGTTAGAGACGATCGACGGGAACGTCCCGACGCCGAACGAGCCGGCGACCTACTGTCGGTTCGAACCGCGCTGTTCGGAATCCTTCGACGAGTGTTCGGTCGTTCACCCCGTCTCGGTGCCGGTCGACGGCGAATCCGAAGATCACACGGCCGCCTGTCTGTTGTATCCCGAATCGATGTCGACGGTCGAAGCGGTCGAGCTACACCAGCAGCGTGGACGTACGGACACCGACGGAGGTGAGGACGAATGA
- a CDS encoding ABC transporter permease — protein sequence MSDIANNTADAGEPGAEEETLFRERVADNPRPALLWLAGLAVFVLLEFSTFMGGIKRLGHMLSFVVSGVATIPGWIGGNVGSGIANAFSVLGLGSTGDALGEIAGHLASDLISLAILFVASIFLTGILLPWRVAERFELDVTRRMSVLLDRLVVTGMLGAVAFVLVFTPIGTIVSNEISFISSVLDSLSSLPSLTDRDVISNDGHRTPDGGWDGTFLGLSPAWAWGIRVIVVYAYAFALIAWMWKGYNVFRTHYRAAEWTPRDDTIRRFRNHYWGLFGLIVVTMFLILALWAPAVSPVTAEANIYSTYEHEFEYLDEDTGEINTIAHGTANVNSQSGNVDKVGLWSYDDYDRWSPLGTTHVGQNMMTHLAYGAQTSLVIGLIAVGLGGLIAVLLSLITAYYKGIADVLTVIASDTIISIPAFLLVMMLSVIFQEGNHFLAEPMDGGLLLALIFAFVYWPGLWRSIRGPSLQVAEEEWVDAAKSYGQTPLATMRKHMAPYIAGYIMIYASLILGGVIIATAALSFLGLGINEPTPEWGRLINSGRQYVSTQSWHISTVSGIMIVIVVTGFNALGDGVRDAIDPEADVPSEGAGAAGGGG from the coding sequence ATGAGTGATATAGCAAACAACACGGCGGATGCAGGTGAACCGGGCGCAGAAGAAGAGACCCTCTTCCGTGAACGAGTCGCCGATAACCCGCGACCGGCCCTCCTCTGGCTGGCCGGACTGGCCGTCTTCGTCTTGCTCGAATTCTCGACGTTCATGGGAGGCATAAAACGCCTCGGCCACATGCTGTCGTTCGTCGTTTCCGGAGTCGCGACCATCCCGGGGTGGATCGGTGGAAACGTCGGAAGCGGGATCGCCAATGCGTTCTCCGTCCTCGGTCTCGGATCGACTGGCGACGCCCTCGGCGAAATTGCGGGGCACCTCGCCAGCGATCTGATCTCGCTCGCAATACTGTTCGTCGCATCGATTTTCCTCACCGGAATCCTCCTCCCGTGGCGCGTCGCAGAGCGATTCGAACTGGACGTAACGCGTCGAATGAGCGTCCTGCTGGATCGACTCGTTGTCACCGGGATGCTCGGAGCAGTCGCGTTCGTCCTCGTGTTCACACCGATCGGAACGATTGTCTCTAACGAAATTAGCTTCATATCGAGCGTCCTCGATTCGCTCTCGTCGCTCCCATCGCTCACCGATCGAGACGTCATCTCCAACGATGGACATCGAACGCCCGACGGTGGATGGGACGGAACGTTCCTCGGATTATCGCCAGCGTGGGCCTGGGGGATTCGCGTCATCGTCGTATACGCCTACGCGTTCGCGCTCATCGCCTGGATGTGGAAGGGCTACAACGTCTTTCGTACGCATTATCGCGCAGCGGAGTGGACCCCGCGCGACGATACGATCCGTCGGTTCCGAAACCACTACTGGGGATTGTTCGGTCTGATCGTCGTCACCATGTTCCTCATCCTCGCACTCTGGGCCCCGGCGGTCAGTCCGGTCACGGCTGAGGCCAACATCTACTCGACGTACGAACATGAGTTCGAGTATCTCGACGAAGATACGGGAGAAATAAACACGATTGCCCACGGAACGGCAAACGTAAACAGCCAATCAGGGAACGTTGACAAAGTCGGCCTGTGGAGTTACGACGATTACGACCGATGGTCGCCGCTTGGAACGACCCACGTCGGGCAAAACATGATGACACACCTCGCGTATGGAGCCCAAACGTCGCTGGTGATCGGATTGATCGCAGTCGGGCTCGGCGGGTTGATCGCGGTGTTGCTATCGTTGATCACGGCCTACTACAAGGGAATCGCCGACGTCCTCACCGTGATCGCCAGCGATACGATCATCTCAATTCCGGCGTTCTTGCTGGTGATGATGCTCTCGGTGATCTTCCAGGAAGGAAATCACTTCCTCGCGGAGCCGATGGACGGCGGGTTACTGCTTGCACTCATCTTCGCGTTCGTCTACTGGCCAGGGCTCTGGCGATCCATCCGTGGTCCATCCCTGCAGGTTGCAGAAGAAGAGTGGGTCGACGCGGCGAAGAGCTACGGTCAAACGCCGCTCGCAACCATGCGAAAACACATGGCCCCATATATCGCCGGCTACATCATGATCTACGCGTCGCTGATCCTCGGCGGCGTCATTATCGCCACGGCGGCGCTTTCGTTCCTGGGTCTCGGTATCAACGAACCGACGCCAGAGTGGGGTCGACTCATCAACAGCGGACGCCAGTACGTCTCGACGCAGTCCTGGCACATCTCGACGGTCTCTGGAATCATGATCGTCATCGTGGTCACCGGCTTCAACGCGCTCGGTGACGGGGTTCGAGACGCGATCGATCCGGAGGCCGACGTGCCGAGTGAAGGCGCAGGCGCGGCCGGAGGTGGTGGATAA
- a CDS encoding ABC transporter permease, whose translation MSRWGYFFKRLLLSIPVLFLVMTFIFIMLRMGPIDPVAARLGPEASGADAERMRERLGLYDPLWEQYLDFVWNFLTLDLGQSWVVQSERDVTTIIMNSGPPTLWLGFWAILLPLFIGIPLGFYAGLNPNTKGDYFATISAILWQSMPNFWLAIMILAVLRRTHGGGWLGFDWYTFGPELRSITGTPSLDFYETGWTEIFGVIPTPMTIDWGALAVDIKFILPPALVLGSASMAAEARIGRTAVLENINSNYVDTARAKGLKSRVIVWKHVFRNALIPLVPIISSEAFILIGGSVIIEYIFNINGLGNIFFRAMTQGDLPLAGALLFFFTVVIIFLNILQDFLYTIIDPRVGYDR comes from the coding sequence ATGAGCCGCTGGGGATACTTCTTCAAGCGGCTATTACTCTCGATCCCGGTCCTGTTCCTCGTAATGACGTTCATCTTCATTATGCTTCGGATGGGGCCGATCGATCCCGTAGCCGCGAGACTCGGGCCCGAAGCGAGCGGGGCCGATGCAGAACGAATGCGAGAGCGATTGGGCCTCTACGATCCACTCTGGGAACAGTATCTCGATTTCGTGTGGAATTTCCTCACACTCGACCTCGGCCAGTCGTGGGTCGTTCAGTCGGAGCGTGACGTGACGACGATCATCATGAACTCCGGACCGCCGACCCTCTGGCTCGGGTTCTGGGCGATCTTGCTTCCGCTCTTTATCGGGATTCCGCTCGGATTCTACGCCGGCCTCAACCCGAACACGAAGGGCGATTACTTCGCGACGATCAGCGCGATTCTCTGGCAGTCGATGCCGAACTTCTGGCTCGCGATCATGATCCTCGCCGTCCTGCGACGGACCCACGGCGGTGGGTGGCTCGGATTCGACTGGTACACGTTCGGCCCGGAGTTACGGAGTATTACCGGAACGCCGAGTCTCGACTTCTACGAGACGGGTTGGACGGAGATATTCGGCGTCATACCGACGCCGATGACGATCGATTGGGGAGCACTGGCAGTCGACATAAAGTTCATCCTCCCTCCAGCACTCGTCCTTGGATCCGCTTCAATGGCCGCTGAAGCACGTATCGGTCGAACGGCGGTCCTGGAGAATATAAACTCTAATTACGTCGATACCGCCCGTGCGAAGGGACTGAAGAGTCGAGTCATCGTCTGGAAACACGTATTCAGAAACGCGCTCATCCCGCTCGTTCCGATCATCTCGAGTGAGGCGTTCATCCTGATCGGCGGTTCCGTCATCATCGAATACATCTTCAACATCAACGGCCTCGGTAATATCTTCTTCAGGGCGATGACCCAGGGAGACCTGCCACTTGCCGGTGCGCTGTTGTTCTTCTTTACGGTCGTGATAATCTTTCTCAATATCTTACAGGACTTTCTCTACACGATCATCGATCCACGCGTGGGGTACGACCGATGA